A region from the Lentimicrobiaceae bacterium genome encodes:
- a CDS encoding T9SS type A sorting domain-containing protein produces the protein MKTKLFFLLAMAFIPGTYAQISSTYAFAEGTTDSVIIRWDAFPDEVEIIGCLIYKRPQIEDLPFLLTEEMVVSEDSDFTFTDFGELNYHIPPKYFIKAVTVSDTIEFTSCWPFASINIEALDTETLNMELTVWNTDTCCMDVSFYVNDIFNTKLQYSNPYMTTINLALMSPGDEISFVFSYFWAEYERITLSYEYLLEQTETISVNSFHKADLLHQNFPNPFTTETQICFELPEQSFVSLDVFDCDGRLLKNLVNSLLFPGMHEVSFYSTGLSKGIYIYKLSTNKGVSVRKMIIK, from the coding sequence ATGAAAACAAAATTGTTTTTTTTATTAGCGATGGCATTTATTCCCGGAACGTATGCACAAATCAGCAGCACCTATGCTTTTGCTGAAGGAACAACTGATAGCGTTATAATACGCTGGGATGCATTCCCGGATGAAGTGGAAATAATTGGCTGTCTTATTTATAAAAGGCCTCAAATTGAAGACCTGCCATTTCTGTTAACAGAAGAAATGGTAGTCTCTGAAGACTCAGACTTTACTTTTACCGATTTTGGTGAACTTAATTATCACATACCCCCTAAGTATTTTATTAAAGCTGTTACAGTTTCAGATACAATAGAGTTCACTTCATGCTGGCCTTTTGCTTCAATTAATATTGAAGCATTAGACACAGAAACATTGAATATGGAGTTAACCGTGTGGAACACTGACACTTGTTGTATGGATGTTTCCTTTTATGTGAACGATATCTTTAATACTAAATTACAATACTCAAATCCATACATGACTACAATTAATCTGGCCCTTATGTCTCCAGGCGATGAAATTTCCTTCGTTTTTTCATACTTTTGGGCTGAATATGAACGTATCACCTTGTCTTATGAATACCTGCTTGAACAGACTGAAACAATTTCAGTAAATAGTTTTCATAAAGCTGACTTACTGCATCAAAATTTTCCGAATCCATTTACAACTGAAACACAAATCTGTTTCGAACTCCCTGAGCAGTCCTTTGTTTCGCTTGATGTTTTTGATTGTGACGGACGATTACTCAAAAATTTGGTTAATAGTTTACTTTTTCCGGGTATGCACGAAGTATCGTTCTATTCCACTGGCCTTTCAAAGGGAATTTATATTTATAAACTAAGTACCAATAAAGGTGTGAGTGTCAGGAAAATGATAATAAAGTAG
- a CDS encoding T9SS type A sorting domain-containing protein, whose product MLIFTLPNIRIIIDKLSSIISKNAKYYKTFPILYLLISILILRKDKPYEDFPNEAAKTIIYKLDSNGDTLWSKLLISQYDNQIQSICSTSDGGIAGSGFIYPEDIVGESKPFVFKLNACAELEWCSIFETDRFLSWAQNILQTDDGEYLVTLNSFGDYDYENTFLAKLDATGETVWCKPVINHNVYSDAYNPYSDRMIRTINGDFLITGKVFWKNPFNDVIPLRPFYALYKSNGQELWVSPFGLSDTLIGRAYDCLEYENGNFLCAARQFTNGLQMGLIIELDSNGSILQFRSVSPDEISDDCYSLFFTDIEQVKDTITIEMQYLISSSEYYPSVISFGADIFNEELPVNSMRMYYDKLDDHRISKTSDDKIILGNRQSVSNYDTDIFITKLSGMLITDSIVQNNRKYDSLCPHTITSGEIFIGNCKLVTNIIALEYPGSSGSSFNPEFTVYPNPCGNNVQIIINEKTVNDRVDINVYTIHGTLFTNYACKDRAQLNIDVSGWPYGIYPVQVYRNGIFIGTQKLIKL is encoded by the coding sequence ATGTTAATTTTTACCCTACCAAATATTCGCATAATTATTGATAAACTAAGCTCAATTATATCTAAGAACGCAAAATACTATAAGACATTTCCAATTCTTTATTTATTAATATCCATTTTAATCCTTAGAAAAGATAAGCCATACGAAGATTTCCCTAATGAAGCCGCTAAGACCATAATCTATAAACTTGATTCAAACGGAGATACGTTATGGTCAAAGTTACTAATTAGCCAGTATGATAATCAAATACAATCAATCTGCTCAACTTCAGATGGTGGCATTGCAGGTTCAGGGTTTATTTATCCAGAAGATATTGTTGGTGAATCAAAACCATTTGTATTTAAGCTAAATGCTTGCGCAGAACTGGAATGGTGCAGTATTTTTGAAACAGACAGGTTTTTATCCTGGGCACAAAATATACTTCAAACGGATGATGGGGAATATTTGGTAACGCTCAATAGTTTTGGCGATTATGACTATGAAAACACTTTTCTTGCCAAACTTGATGCAACGGGTGAAACCGTTTGGTGTAAACCTGTCATTAACCATAATGTATATTCTGATGCATATAATCCTTATAGCGATCGAATGATACGCACAATTAACGGAGATTTCCTGATCACCGGGAAAGTCTTTTGGAAGAATCCTTTTAACGATGTGATCCCTCTCAGACCTTTTTATGCGTTATATAAATCGAACGGACAGGAACTATGGGTAAGTCCTTTCGGTTTGTCCGATACCCTTATAGGACGGGCTTATGATTGCCTTGAATATGAAAACGGGAATTTTCTTTGTGCGGCGAGACAGTTTACTAACGGCCTCCAAATGGGCTTAATTATTGAACTGGATAGTAACGGATCAATACTTCAATTCAGAAGTGTGAGTCCGGATGAGATTTCAGATGATTGTTATAGTTTGTTTTTTACTGATATCGAACAGGTCAAAGACACCATTACCATCGAAATGCAATATCTGATATCTTCAAGCGAATATTACCCAAGCGTTATAAGCTTTGGCGCTGACATTTTTAATGAAGAGTTACCTGTAAACAGCATGCGGATGTATTATGATAAATTGGACGATCATCGAATATCCAAAACCTCTGATGACAAAATAATTTTAGGCAACCGCCAAAGCGTAAGCAATTACGATACAGACATTTTCATTACCAAGCTGAGTGGCATGCTTATTACTGATAGCATTGTACAGAATAACCGTAAATACGACAGTTTATGTCCTCATACTATTACTTCAGGTGAGATTTTCATTGGCAACTGCAAGCTTGTTACCAACATCATTGCTCTGGAATATCCAGGGAGTTCAGGAAGTAGCTTTAATCCCGAATTTACTGTTTACCCCAACCCATGCGGCAATAATGTACAAATAATCATTAACGAAAAGACAGTTAACGACAGGGTTGACATTAATGTTTATACTATTCACGGCACGCTGTTCACAAATTATGCATGTAAAGACCGCGCTCAATTAAACATAGATGTTTCGGGCTGGCCTTATGGCATTTATCCTGTACAGGTTTATCGTAATGGGATATTTATCGGCACACAGAAATTGATAAAACTATAA
- a CDS encoding universal stress protein, whose translation MDTKMNDIILVPTDFSEVCANAASQAAEAAKMLNHKVILLHVINSDTKAFLKNENLAPDSIDEKLKELSDQLSAKYQVKVEYLTKEGSIFTEIGEVVKDLGVSLVYLGTHGKVGLQHLTGSYALKVITSSNAPTVVVQKRHFAEGYKHIVLPITSEAGPLEKTRWAVYIAKKFNATIHIYLINDASDAVYDAARQIAGYLAKNDVSYTEKTSEKSSNFAKQVVDYSTAINADLMMIMTNPEKGFGSFLLGSYDEDIIFNTSQIPVMCINPRKFNYEVLGL comes from the coding sequence ATGGATACAAAAATGAATGACATTATTCTGGTTCCCACTGACTTTTCGGAAGTCTGTGCAAATGCCGCAAGTCAGGCTGCAGAAGCTGCTAAAATGCTTAATCACAAGGTGATACTGTTGCATGTTATCAACAGTGATACGAAGGCTTTTCTGAAGAATGAAAACTTAGCTCCTGATTCCATTGATGAAAAGCTCAAAGAATTGTCAGACCAGCTATCTGCAAAGTATCAGGTAAAAGTTGAATATCTGACAAAGGAAGGCAGTATTTTTACTGAAATTGGAGAAGTAGTTAAAGATTTAGGAGTAAGCCTTGTGTATCTTGGAACACATGGAAAAGTAGGGTTACAGCATCTTACCGGAAGCTATGCGCTTAAAGTAATAACATCGTCAAATGCTCCAACAGTTGTTGTACAGAAGCGTCATTTTGCGGAAGGCTATAAACATATAGTATTGCCTATTACCAGTGAAGCCGGGCCACTCGAAAAAACCAGATGGGCTGTTTACATTGCAAAGAAATTTAATGCAACTATTCACATTTATCTTATTAATGACGCAAGTGATGCAGTATACGATGCTGCCAGGCAGATAGCCGGGTACCTTGCCAAGAATGATGTAAGTTATACTGAAAAAACTTCAGAAAAGAGTAGTAACTTTGCAAAACAGGTTGTTGATTATTCAACTGCTATCAATGCTGATTTAATGATGATTATGACCAATCCTGAGAAGGGTTTCGGATCATTTTTATTGGGTAGTTATGATGAGGATATTATTTTTAATACGTCTCAAATACCTGTTATGTGCATCAACCCACGGAAATTCAATTATGAAGTGTTGGGTTTATAA
- a CDS encoding HD domain-containing protein, protein MKRELPPYIVYHSVDHTLDVYDAAVRLAKLEGLDEASTRLVSAAALLHDSGITIAFLDHEDLSAEIAGKYLPSFGFLPDEVSRVQQMILSTKLPQEAQTIEEKILCDADLDYLGRNDFFIIGQKLRLEWELIGNKVSLCDWYVIQMNFLRNHNYFTNSAMELRNERKLQNLEEIQQLCTYHCENRGLRQK, encoded by the coding sequence ATGAAAAGGGAATTACCCCCTTACATTGTTTACCATAGTGTTGATCATACACTGGATGTGTATGATGCGGCTGTTCGTTTAGCAAAACTTGAAGGACTTGATGAAGCGTCAACCCGGCTGGTGAGTGCTGCCGCATTGCTTCATGATTCGGGAATTACAATAGCTTTTCTGGATCATGAAGATTTATCGGCCGAAATTGCAGGTAAATATCTTCCTTCATTCGGATTCTTACCCGATGAGGTTAGCCGAGTTCAGCAGATGATTTTGAGTACCAAGCTTCCTCAGGAAGCCCAAACTATTGAAGAGAAGATTTTGTGTGATGCAGACCTGGATTATCTGGGACGGAATGATTTCTTTATTATTGGCCAGAAACTCAGACTTGAATGGGAATTAATCGGGAATAAAGTGAGTTTATGTGACTGGTATGTTATTCAAATGAACTTCCTTCGCAATCATAATTATTTTACCAATTCAGCTATGGAGCTTCGCAATGAACGTAAGTTGCAAAATCTTGAAGAAATTCAGCAATTGTGCACCTATCACTGCGAAAACCGTGGTTTACGGCAAAAATAG
- the ligA gene encoding NAD-dependent DNA ligase LigA → MTREEAKARIEHLSAVISEHNYRYYQLAMPAVSDYEFDILLKELESLEKDYPEFLSPNSPTQRVGGGVTREFVAVKHRYSMLSLENTYSEAELRDFDSRVSRTLLEPYEYVCELKIDGVSISLIYENGQLVKAVTRGDGVQGDDVTLNVKTIGSIPVKLLPGNYPDNFEVRGEIFMPRAGFERMNRQRVNEAELPFANPRNATAGTLKMQDSAQVAKRPLDSFVYYLLGEEIEGNSHFERLGLLKEWGFKVCDIKARCKNIQEVLGFIEEIGRERNQLAYDIDGVVIKVNSISQQQKLGFTAKSPRWAIAYKYKAEEAKTRLLSIDYQVGRTGAVTPVANLEPVFLAGTTVKRASLHNADVMAGLDIRIGDTVFVEKGGEIIPKITAVDLSERPAELEMTRFIEMCPECGTRLVRTEGESAWYCPNEYGCPPQIKGKLIHFISRKAMNIDSLGEGKIEMLYDNGLVADLADLYDLTYEKLIGLEKVISAEDKKEKKISFREKTVNNILAGIQQSKNVSFEKVLFALGIRFVGETVAKKLAAHYKSIDKLRSASLMDLVLVDEIGEKIAGSVLKYFADKRNMLLIERLKEKGLQFELGDFFKPTGNILKGKTFVVSGVFTSFSRDSLKTTIETNGGKVSSAVSSKTDFVVAGENMGPEKRRKAEDLGIPVISEQDFIQMLENKGEGAK, encoded by the coding sequence ATGACCAGGGAAGAGGCCAAAGCCAGGATTGAACACCTGAGCGCCGTTATTTCTGAGCACAATTATAGGTATTACCAATTGGCGATGCCTGCAGTAAGTGATTATGAATTTGACATTTTGCTCAAAGAACTTGAATCCCTTGAAAAAGATTATCCTGAATTTCTGAGTCCTAACAGCCCCACGCAAAGAGTTGGAGGCGGAGTAACCCGCGAATTTGTAGCTGTTAAACATCGCTACTCAATGCTCTCGCTTGAAAATACTTACTCAGAAGCCGAATTGCGTGATTTTGATTCCAGAGTAAGCCGTACATTGCTGGAGCCATATGAATATGTGTGTGAATTGAAAATTGATGGTGTTTCGATTAGCCTGATTTATGAAAACGGACAACTGGTTAAAGCAGTTACACGCGGCGATGGTGTTCAGGGTGATGATGTTACACTAAATGTAAAAACTATTGGTTCTATTCCAGTGAAACTCTTGCCCGGTAATTATCCTGATAATTTTGAGGTGCGTGGTGAGATTTTTATGCCCAGAGCAGGATTTGAGCGCATGAACCGCCAGCGTGTAAACGAAGCAGAGTTGCCTTTTGCCAATCCAAGAAATGCAACTGCAGGCACACTTAAAATGCAGGATTCTGCTCAGGTAGCCAAACGACCACTTGATTCTTTTGTGTATTATCTTTTAGGTGAAGAAATTGAAGGGAATTCACATTTCGAGCGATTAGGCTTACTCAAGGAATGGGGCTTTAAAGTTTGTGATATCAAAGCCAGATGTAAGAATATTCAGGAAGTGCTGGGCTTTATTGAAGAAATTGGCCGGGAGAGGAATCAACTTGCCTATGATATTGATGGGGTTGTAATTAAAGTAAATTCTATTTCACAGCAGCAAAAGCTTGGTTTTACTGCCAAATCACCCAGATGGGCCATTGCATATAAATATAAGGCCGAAGAGGCAAAAACACGATTGCTTTCAATTGATTATCAGGTAGGAAGAACAGGAGCTGTTACTCCGGTGGCTAATCTTGAACCCGTATTTCTGGCCGGAACAACTGTAAAAAGGGCCAGCCTTCACAACGCGGATGTAATGGCCGGCCTTGATATTAGAATAGGTGATACCGTTTTTGTTGAAAAAGGCGGAGAAATTATTCCGAAAATTACGGCTGTTGATTTGTCTGAAAGACCAGCCGAGCTGGAAATGACCAGATTTATTGAGATGTGTCCGGAGTGTGGTACCAGGCTGGTAAGAACTGAAGGCGAATCGGCGTGGTATTGCCCAAATGAATATGGATGCCCTCCTCAGATTAAGGGAAAGCTTATCCATTTTATCAGCCGGAAGGCCATGAATATTGATAGTCTGGGTGAAGGAAAAATTGAAATGCTTTACGATAACGGGCTTGTTGCTGATTTGGCAGATTTATATGATTTGACCTACGAAAAACTTATTGGACTTGAAAAGGTGATTTCTGCTGAAGATAAAAAGGAGAAAAAAATCAGTTTCAGAGAAAAAACGGTGAATAATATTCTTGCAGGGATTCAACAGTCGAAGAACGTCAGTTTTGAGAAGGTATTGTTTGCACTTGGAATTCGGTTTGTGGGTGAAACAGTGGCTAAGAAACTTGCAGCACATTATAAGAGCATCGATAAACTGCGCTCTGCCAGTCTTATGGATTTGGTTCTTGTTGATGAAATTGGAGAAAAGATTGCCGGAAGTGTTTTGAAATATTTTGCCGATAAACGAAATATGTTGTTGATTGAACGGCTGAAAGAGAAAGGATTGCAATTTGAACTGGGCGATTTTTTTAAGCCAACGGGTAATATCCTTAAAGGAAAAACATTTGTTGTAAGTGGCGTATTCACTTCGTTTTCACGCGATAGTCTTAAAACGACTATTGAGACAAATGGAGGAAAAGTGAGCAGTGCTGTTTCATCAAAAACCGATTTTGTAGTGGCAGGCGAAAATATGGGTCCGGAGAAGCGCAGAAAGGCTGAGGATTTAGGCATTCCCGTTATCTCGGAACAGGATTTTATTCAAATGCTTGAGAATAAAGGGGAAGGTGCAAAATAG
- a CDS encoding DUF2807 domain-containing protein, translated as MKTTTLKNILFPVIIAIVLAVAFSLNAFATEQNRVVKNFTKVEISGGFDVTLTQGNAEKLIVEAEDEILPKIITEVKGSTLVISLEKNTSIQNKTNLKINLTFVNLDMIDLSGAVKITGTNAMKFSNLEIEGSGATEINLNLSATRLDCDMSGASKITLTGNSPEFDIDLSGASNLDAEEFKTKSCKIESSGASKARIFATDSFEVSGSGASSIYYAGNPASVKSDLSGASKLRKI; from the coding sequence ATGAAAACAACAACTTTAAAAAACATTCTTTTCCCTGTAATTATAGCCATTGTGCTGGCAGTTGCATTTTCTTTGAATGCCTTTGCTACTGAACAAAACAGGGTTGTAAAAAATTTCACAAAAGTTGAAATCAGCGGAGGGTTTGATGTAACCCTGACTCAAGGCAATGCTGAGAAACTCATTGTTGAAGCTGAGGACGAAATACTTCCAAAAATTATAACGGAAGTAAAAGGGAGTACCTTGGTTATCTCACTCGAAAAGAACACGAGTATTCAAAATAAAACTAATTTAAAAATCAATTTAACTTTCGTAAATCTTGATATGATTGACCTGAGCGGAGCTGTAAAAATCACAGGAACCAATGCCATGAAATTTTCAAATCTTGAAATAGAAGGAAGCGGTGCAACTGAAATTAATTTAAATCTTTCAGCAACCCGTCTTGATTGTGACATGAGCGGCGCCTCAAAAATTACACTCACCGGAAATTCGCCTGAATTTGACATTGATCTGAGCGGTGCCAGCAATTTAGATGCTGAAGAATTTAAAACAAAAAGCTGCAAAATAGAAAGCAGTGGAGCTTCAAAAGCCCGCATATTTGCTACTGACTCATTTGAAGTTAGCGGAAGCGGCGCTTCATCAATTTACTACGCCGGAAATCCTGCATCAGTAAAATCAGATTTGAGCGGAGCAAGTAAACTCAGAAAAATATAA